Proteins found in one Campylobacter concisus genomic segment:
- a CDS encoding phosphoglycerate kinase — protein sequence MSEILSINDLELGGAKVFVRCDFNVPMDEFLNITDDRRIRSAIPTIRYCLDNGCSVVLASHLGRPKNGFEEKFSLRGVAKRLSRLLDRDVIFAEDVVGADAKAKVAALKPGEILLLENLRFEKGETKNDEALAKELSGFGEFYINDAFGVCHRAHSSVEAITKFYDEKHKAAGFLLQKEINFAQNLIKHPARPFVAVVGGSKVSGKLQALHNLLPRVDKLIIGGGMAFTFLKSLGENIGNSLLEEDLIEDAREILRKGRELGVKIYLPVDVVAAQTFSAESAVKFVPAQEIPSGWMGLDIGPASIRLFKEVIADAQTIWWNGPMGVFEMDKFSKGSIKMSHAIIDTHATTVVGGGDTADVVERAGDADEMTFISTGGGASLELIEGKELPGIKPLRKVAE from the coding sequence ATGAGTGAAATTTTATCGATCAACGACCTTGAGCTGGGTGGCGCGAAGGTATTTGTTAGGTGCGATTTTAACGTGCCGATGGACGAGTTTTTAAACATCACCGACGACCGCCGTATCCGCTCGGCGATCCCTACTATCCGCTACTGCCTGGATAACGGTTGCAGCGTGGTTTTGGCCAGCCACCTCGGACGTCCCAAAAACGGCTTTGAGGAGAAATTTTCGCTGCGAGGCGTGGCAAAGAGGCTTTCAAGGCTGCTTGATAGAGACGTGATATTTGCCGAGGACGTCGTCGGAGCGGATGCCAAGGCTAAAGTTGCCGCACTAAAACCGGGCGAAATTTTACTTCTTGAAAATTTGCGCTTTGAAAAGGGCGAGACCAAAAACGATGAGGCTTTGGCAAAAGAGCTTTCAGGATTTGGCGAATTTTACATAAACGACGCATTCGGCGTCTGCCACAGAGCACACAGCTCGGTTGAAGCGATCACTAAATTTTACGACGAGAAGCACAAGGCGGCGGGATTTTTGCTACAAAAAGAGATAAATTTCGCTCAAAATCTCATCAAACACCCGGCACGTCCGTTTGTGGCGGTCGTGGGCGGTAGTAAGGTTAGCGGCAAGCTACAAGCCCTGCACAACCTGCTTCCGCGCGTGGATAAGCTGATAATCGGCGGCGGTATGGCGTTCACGTTTTTAAAATCTCTGGGCGAAAATATCGGAAATTCGCTACTTGAAGAAGATCTCATCGAGGACGCGCGAGAAATTTTGCGCAAGGGCAGGGAGCTTGGCGTTAAAATTTACCTGCCTGTAGACGTCGTCGCGGCTCAGACGTTTTCGGCAGAAAGCGCCGTGAAGTTTGTCCCCGCGCAAGAAATACCTAGCGGCTGGATGGGGCTAGATATCGGACCGGCGTCTATTAGGCTCTTTAAAGAGGTCATCGCCGACGCGCAAACCATCTGGTGGAATGGGCCGATGGGCGTTTTTGAGATGGATAAATTTAGCAAGGGTAGCATCAAAATGAGCCACGCTATCATCGATACTCACGCTACTACGGTCGTTGGCGGCGGCGATACGGCCGACGTCGTCGAGCGCGCGGGAGATGCTGACGAGATGACCTTTATCTCCACGGGCGGAGGTGCTAGCCTGGAGCTCATCGAGGGCAAGGAACTACCCGGCATAAAACCGCTTAGAAAGGTTGCGGAGTGA
- the gap gene encoding type I glyceraldehyde-3-phosphate dehydrogenase → MSVKVAINGFGRIGRCAARIILERDDVELVAINDTATRDMTRYLLKYDSVHGEFKQDVKVISDDFIEVNGKKIRVFSTRDLNELSYADYGADVVLECTGKFLTTEKCEPYLARGIKKVVMSAPAKDDTATFVVGVNDDKYAGEAIVSNASCTTNGLAPVAKVLNDKFGIVKGLMTTIHAYTNGQSLVDVKAKDFRRSRAAALNIGPTTTGAAKAIAKVLPELNGKMHGQAVRVPVANVSMVDLTAVLKRPASKEEINEAFRAAAESNLKGILFVDDDYRVSSDFCTSAYSSIVASDTTQVIADDMVKVFAWYDNEWGYSTRLVDLAKIVATK, encoded by the coding sequence ATGTCAGTTAAAGTAGCAATAAACGGCTTCGGGCGTATCGGCAGGTGCGCTGCTCGTATTATTTTAGAGCGAGACGATGTTGAGCTTGTCGCTATCAACGACACGGCGACGCGCGACATGACGCGCTATCTGCTCAAATACGACAGCGTGCACGGCGAATTTAAGCAAGACGTTAAGGTGATAAGCGACGATTTTATAGAAGTAAATGGTAAAAAGATAAGAGTTTTTTCAACAAGAGATCTAAACGAGCTTAGCTACGCAGACTACGGCGCAGACGTGGTTTTGGAGTGTACGGGCAAGTTTTTGACCACCGAAAAATGTGAGCCATACCTAGCTCGCGGTATCAAAAAAGTCGTCATGAGCGCTCCGGCAAAAGACGACACGGCGACGTTCGTAGTCGGCGTAAACGATGACAAATACGCAGGTGAAGCGATCGTCTCAAATGCAAGCTGCACCACAAACGGCCTAGCACCCGTCGCAAAGGTGCTAAACGATAAATTTGGCATCGTAAAAGGGCTTATGACCACGATCCACGCTTATACGAACGGACAGAGCCTAGTAGACGTAAAAGCTAAAGACTTCCGCCGCTCGCGCGCTGCGGCTCTAAATATTGGGCCTACGACCACCGGAGCCGCAAAGGCGATCGCAAAAGTACTTCCCGAGCTAAACGGCAAGATGCACGGTCAAGCGGTCCGCGTACCTGTCGCTAACGTCTCTATGGTCGATCTAACGGCGGTTTTAAAAAGACCAGCCAGCAAAGAGGAGATAAACGAGGCGTTTAGAGCGGCTGCTGAGTCGAATTTGAAGGGAATTTTATTTGTCGATGACGATTATAGGGTTAGTAGCGACTTTTGCACGAGCGCGTACAGCAGCATCGTGGCGAGCGACACTACGCAGGTCATAGCTGATGATATGGTGAAGGTCTTTGCGTGGTACGACAACGAGTGGGGCTACTCGACAAGGCTTGTGGATCTAGCTAAGATCGTAGCTACGAAGTAA
- the nadD gene encoding nicotinate (nicotinamide) nucleotide adenylyltransferase: MKLALFGGSFDPVHLGHDSIVKMALSGLDIDKLIIMPTFISPFKSEFSAPPELRLKWIREIWGGLEKVEISDYEINLARPVPTIETVKYLYEKFKIERFYLIIGADHLATLDKWHGYEELKSLVQFVIAKRNHIEIPRNLQKMDVHVDVSSSQIRHQKGLDELPSKIKDEVINFYQGLKMQERSMQERTESIVKVLDAKKAEEIQVFDMSGDDYFVKAVVIATTLGERHAYSLAEDLKEELKPIGEKFIGTESSPDWIVMDLGDILIHLLSPAYRAKYNIEEFLQKLKTSKES; encoded by the coding sequence ATGAAGTTAGCACTTTTTGGCGGGAGCTTTGATCCGGTTCATTTAGGACACGATAGCATTGTGAAAATGGCACTAAGTGGCCTTGATATCGACAAGCTCATCATCATGCCAACTTTTATAAGCCCCTTTAAGAGTGAATTTTCAGCTCCGCCAGAGCTTCGCCTAAAGTGGATAAGAGAAATTTGGGGCGGCCTAGAGAAGGTCGAGATCTCAGACTATGAGATAAATTTAGCTCGCCCAGTGCCTACCATAGAGACGGTTAAGTATTTGTATGAGAAATTCAAGATAGAAAGATTTTATCTCATAATAGGCGCAGACCACCTAGCCACACTTGATAAATGGCATGGCTACGAGGAGCTAAAAAGCTTAGTGCAGTTTGTGATCGCCAAGCGCAATCACATAGAAATTCCACGTAATTTACAAAAAATGGACGTGCACGTGGATGTTAGCTCGTCGCAGATCAGGCATCAAAAGGGGCTTGATGAGCTGCCTAGCAAGATAAAAGATGAAGTTATAAATTTTTACCAAGGATTAAAAATGCAAGAGAGATCGATGCAAGAGCGCACCGAAAGTATAGTTAAGGTTTTAGATGCAAAAAAGGCTGAAGAGATACAAGTGTTTGATATGAGTGGAGATGATTATTTTGTAAAAGCCGTAGTTATCGCTACAACGCTTGGCGAGAGGCACGCTTACTCGCTGGCTGAGGATCTAAAAGAGGAGCTTAAGCCTATTGGAGAGAAATTTATAGGCACGGAGAGCTCGCCTGATTGGATCGTGATGGACCTTGGCGACATTTTGATACACCTTTTAAGCCCAGCCTACAGGGCAAAATACAACATCGAAGAGTTTTTGCAAAAGCTAAAAACTAGCAAAGAGTCTTAA
- a CDS encoding YeiH family protein: MSHKFLAVLVLALISAISFALSNTILAKFHTNPLIISIILGAIFANLFTKQTQILKSSGVVAIAGKQILRLGIILFGFNISLSEIASVGTLGVIYAAFMVFATFCFALFVAKALGLSKDSAVLIGSGASICGAAAVMATQNEIKADANKLAIAICTVVLFGTIGMFIYPFITKFLALTPHQTGFFIGGSLHEVAHVVAASAAFDSAASSTAVIIKMLRVIMLVPFLFLLNFLNLSQNSGGSKLKSIPWFALFFLVAICVRSLPFFPENLVQILKLTASICLCVAMCALGFGIDRSIFKATGKKPFLLAFFIFLWLICSSLIFVKTLC; this comes from the coding sequence ATGTCTCATAAATTTCTTGCTGTGCTTGTTTTAGCGCTGATCTCTGCCATTTCTTTTGCGCTCTCAAACACGATTTTAGCTAAATTTCACACAAATCCGCTCATCATCTCCATCATTTTAGGCGCCATTTTTGCAAATCTTTTTACCAAACAGACTCAAATTTTAAAAAGTAGTGGCGTCGTAGCGATCGCTGGGAAGCAAATTTTAAGGCTTGGTATCATACTTTTTGGCTTTAATATAAGCCTTAGCGAGATCGCAAGTGTCGGCACTCTTGGCGTGATATATGCAGCTTTTATGGTATTTGCGACCTTTTGCTTTGCGCTTTTTGTAGCCAAAGCCTTGGGGCTTAGCAAGGATAGTGCCGTGCTCATTGGCTCAGGGGCAAGTATATGCGGTGCAGCTGCTGTTATGGCTACACAAAATGAGATAAAAGCAGACGCAAACAAGCTTGCTATCGCCATTTGCACGGTGGTGCTCTTTGGAACGATCGGCATGTTTATCTATCCATTTATCACTAAATTTCTAGCTCTCACGCCACACCAAACTGGCTTTTTTATCGGCGGCTCACTTCACGAAGTAGCCCACGTAGTCGCAGCTTCAGCGGCATTTGACAGCGCAGCAAGTAGCACCGCCGTCATCATAAAAATGCTTCGCGTCATCATGCTTGTGCCATTTTTGTTTTTGCTAAATTTCTTAAATTTAAGCCAAAATAGTGGCGGCTCAAAGCTAAAGAGCATACCATGGTTTGCGCTATTTTTCCTAGTGGCGATCTGCGTTAGATCTTTGCCATTTTTCCCCGAAAATTTGGTACAAATTTTAAAGCTAACCGCTAGCATATGCCTTTGTGTTGCTATGTGTGCTTTGGGATTTGGGATAGATAGGAGTATATTTAAAGCGACGGGCAAAAAGCCATTTTTGCTAGCATTTTTTATATTTTTATGGCTTATTTGTTCTTCGCTTATTTTTGTTAAGACTCTTTGCTAG
- a CDS encoding sugar transferase — MIILGEKYAFTSLELEKLRKKFGQVNFLSHENSDAKALRSALENLIKSGDQRLIVLNTAKPVDGKLVRFLTLLQFKTKYKKIKFLNVENFLEIYLHKCYIPENGENLNFLDEIRPYGAFAYALKRMIDYASCLILFILLFGLKFYVKRKIDEQSPGSLYFLQSRVGLDNKEFECIKFRSMMENAEKDGAKFASENDERVFEFGEFMRKTRIDEVPQCINVFRGQMHLIGPRPERRHWINFFEKEIPYYNERHIVRPGITGWAQVNYPYGSNTHDAKQKLMYDLYYIKHWSLWLEIKIIVKTIAIVFEKKGV, encoded by the coding sequence ATGATCATCCTTGGCGAAAAATATGCTTTTACCAGCCTAGAACTAGAAAAGCTTAGAAAGAAATTTGGTCAAGTAAATTTTTTATCCCATGAAAATAGCGACGCAAAAGCCTTGCGAAGCGCACTAGAAAATCTCATAAAATCAGGCGATCAAAGGCTAATCGTGCTAAATACCGCAAAGCCAGTTGATGGCAAATTGGTTAGATTTCTCACGCTTTTGCAGTTTAAAACGAAGTATAAAAAGATAAAATTTCTAAACGTAGAGAATTTTTTAGAAATTTATCTGCACAAATGTTATATCCCAGAAAATGGTGAAAATCTTAATTTTTTAGATGAGATAAGGCCTTATGGTGCCTTTGCTTACGCACTCAAGCGAATGATCGATTATGCTAGCTGCTTGATACTTTTTATCTTGCTTTTTGGCCTAAAATTTTATGTAAAAAGAAAGATAGACGAGCAATCGCCTGGAAGTCTTTACTTTTTACAAAGTAGAGTTGGGCTAGATAACAAGGAATTTGAGTGTATAAAATTTCGCTCGATGATGGAAAATGCCGAGAAAGATGGGGCAAAATTTGCTAGTGAAAATGATGAGAGAGTGTTTGAATTTGGCGAATTTATGCGAAAAACTCGTATAGACGAGGTGCCGCAGTGTATAAATGTCTTTCGAGGACAAATGCATCTGATAGGTCCAAGGCCTGAGCGAAGACACTGGATAAATTTCTTTGAAAAAGAGATCCCTTACTACAATGAACGCCACATCGTTCGCCCAGGGATTACTGGCTGGGCGCAGGTAAACTACCCTTATGGCTCAAATACACACGACGCCAAACAAAAACTAATGTATGATCTTTACTACATCAAACACTGGTCGCTTTGGCTGGAGATAAAGATCATAGTAAAAACTATTGCAATTGTATTTGAGAAAAAAGGTGTTTAA
- the argS gene encoding arginine--tRNA ligase produces MKNKIKAEISKVLEREFVLEKPKDKNLAHYATPLFSLAKELRKSPAMIASEFADKFSDSKIVEASAVNGYLNFKLKSEFLDEISKQILLDSENFAKEDAKKDSYLIEYISANPTGPLHIGHVRGAVYGDTLARLGKRLGYAISTEYYINDAGNQIDLLGTSISLAAKEQLFNESVVYPEKYYRGDYILDIAKLANEKFSKEIFYDESRNLELAEFGKDIVLEIIKKDLADVGIFIESWASEKALYDGLEPTINKLKRSNQMYEKEGATYIASTTLGDDNDRVVVRNDGRPTYLAGDIIYHNAKFERNFDHYINIWGADHHGYIARLKAAINFLGYDENKLEVILMQMVSLLKEGKPYKMSKRAGNAVLMSDIASEIGAEALRFIFISKANTSSLEFDVDELKKEDSSNPIFYINYAHARINQVFAKAGKNVCDVINANFECLDENAKNLLFEALILPEILEDAFISRQLQKIPDYLKSLAASFHKFYNENRVVGNENEDSLLKVFAVVAISIKTAFNIMGITAKDRM; encoded by the coding sequence TTGAAAAATAAAATAAAAGCTGAAATTTCAAAGGTTTTGGAGCGTGAATTTGTGCTTGAAAAGCCAAAGGATAAAAATTTAGCCCACTATGCTACGCCACTTTTTAGCCTAGCAAAGGAGTTAAGAAAGTCACCAGCCATGATAGCTAGCGAGTTTGCTGATAAATTTAGTGATAGCAAAATAGTTGAAGCTAGTGCGGTAAATGGCTACTTAAATTTTAAGCTAAAAAGCGAGTTTTTAGATGAAATTTCAAAGCAAATTTTGCTAGATAGCGAAAATTTTGCAAAAGAAGATGCGAAAAAAGATAGCTATTTAATAGAATACATCAGTGCAAATCCAACTGGACCGCTTCACATCGGGCATGTTAGAGGCGCAGTTTATGGTGATACTTTGGCAAGACTTGGCAAAAGACTTGGCTATGCTATCTCAACAGAATACTATATAAACGATGCTGGTAATCAAATAGATCTGCTTGGTACTTCGATATCGCTTGCGGCAAAAGAGCAGCTTTTTAACGAAAGCGTCGTCTATCCAGAGAAATACTACCGCGGGGATTATATTTTAGATATTGCCAAGCTTGCAAATGAGAAATTTAGCAAGGAAATTTTTTATGATGAGAGTAGAAACCTCGAACTTGCCGAGTTTGGCAAGGATATCGTGCTTGAGATCATTAAAAAAGATTTAGCTGACGTTGGGATATTTATAGAGAGCTGGGCTAGTGAAAAGGCTCTTTATGACGGCCTAGAGCCAACTATAAACAAGCTAAAACGTTCAAATCAAATGTATGAAAAAGAGGGCGCTACTTATATCGCTTCGACTACGCTTGGCGATGATAACGATAGGGTTGTGGTTAGAAATGACGGCAGACCAACATATCTAGCTGGCGACATTATCTATCATAATGCTAAATTTGAGAGAAATTTTGACCACTACATAAACATTTGGGGCGCGGATCACCACGGATATATCGCAAGGCTTAAGGCTGCGATAAATTTTCTTGGATACGATGAAAACAAGCTTGAAGTGATACTTATGCAGATGGTTAGCCTGCTAAAAGAGGGCAAGCCATACAAGATGAGCAAGCGCGCTGGTAATGCCGTGCTAATGAGTGATATCGCAAGCGAGATCGGTGCTGAGGCGCTTAGATTTATCTTTATAAGCAAAGCAAACACAAGTAGTTTGGAATTTGACGTGGATGAGCTTAAAAAAGAGGATAGCTCAAACCCTATCTTTTATATAAACTACGCTCATGCTAGGATAAATCAAGTCTTCGCAAAGGCTGGGAAAAACGTTTGTGACGTGATAAATGCAAATTTTGAATGCCTAGATGAAAATGCTAAAAATTTACTTTTTGAGGCGCTAATCTTACCCGAAATTTTAGAGGATGCTTTTATCTCAAGACAGCTTCAAAAGATCCCAGACTATTTGAAGTCACTAGCTGCTAGTTTTCATAAATTTTATAACGAAAACCGTGTGGTTGGAAATGAAAACGAAGATAGCCTGTTAAAGGTATTTGCAGTCGTTGCTATCTCGATAAAAACAGCATTTAATATAATGGGAATTACAGCTAAAGATAGGATGTAG
- the tatA gene encoding twin-arginine translocase TatA/TatE family subunit, whose product MGSFSIGHWLVVLAIIVLLFGAKKIPELAKGLGKGIKTFKAEMEDTTPEKSEKVEHKDESAAGQKIEETTKNA is encoded by the coding sequence ATGGGTTCTTTTAGTATTGGTCACTGGCTAGTTGTTTTAGCGATTATTGTTTTACTTTTTGGAGCAAAGAAGATCCCAGAACTTGCAAAAGGACTAGGCAAAGGCATAAAGACTTTTAAGGCTGAGATGGAAGATACAACACCTGAAAAAAGTGAGAAAGTCGAGCATAAAGACGAGAGTGCTGCTGGTCAAAAAATAGAAGAAACAACCAAAAACGCATAG
- the gmk gene encoding guanylate kinase — protein sequence MQGQILVVSGPSGSGKSTLLGRLLKEEKDLYFSISSTTRAKREGEVDGVDYYFIKEDEFKSGIEKGEFLEWAQVHKNYYGTSLKPVLAALEAGKIVIFDIDVQGFHIALEKFRSYITSVFITTANKKELKKRLKNRGTDSDETIENRLMNAVGEMEHILEYDYFLVNDDIEKSYKGLKSILRAMRLKSTKIDLRRVIDEWIDC from the coding sequence TTGCAAGGACAAATTTTAGTAGTTTCTGGGCCTAGTGGAAGTGGAAAAAGTACGCTTTTGGGTCGCCTTTTAAAGGAAGAGAAGGATCTTTATTTTTCTATTTCAAGCACGACAAGGGCAAAAAGAGAAGGCGAAGTTGATGGAGTGGATTACTATTTTATAAAAGAAGATGAGTTTAAAAGCGGTATAGAAAAGGGCGAATTTTTAGAATGGGCGCAGGTACATAAAAACTATTATGGCACGAGCCTAAAACCAGTTTTAGCAGCGCTTGAGGCTGGGAAGATAGTTATATTTGATATCGACGTGCAAGGCTTTCACATCGCACTTGAAAAATTTAGAAGCTACATAACTTCAGTTTTTATCACGACTGCAAATAAAAAAGAGCTTAAAAAACGCTTAAAAAACCGCGGAACTGATAGCGACGAAACGATAGAAAATCGCCTAATGAACGCAGTTGGCGAGATGGAGCACATCTTAGAATATGATTATTTTTTGGTAAATGATGACATTGAAAAGAGTTATAAAGGCCTAAAATCAATTCTTAGAGCGATGAGGTTAAAAAGCACGAAAATAGACTTAAGACGCGTTATTGATGAGTGGATAGATTGCTAG
- a CDS encoding Highly acidic protein: MKVALVNKNPAVSRLITLSLNKLGIEYSEFDDINSVGDQFDYIIIDSDMDSSDVNLNQKIMYLAPRGGEKPDFADVMLEKPFLPTEFISLFEQNKDTDNDKELELGLDESANFNDFDESNKNFDDLENFELPEIDMGLENLAKEDDKADKFDNEALDDEFLKEELSELETEDLKDKDISFDETDTELIDDDIINDIASKYMADSEDLDKSLEQNNEPPVIKEEHSDNFNELSSLVDEIDDMGESDLADEEAKNELDKMVEQNSQNLETAELNEDFVDDISQSKKELSEIESLDKELNEEASEDSENFDELETDFGSDENFEPESSELNLIDEASQNLEEDIDKESTKETEEISLDEDIDLEKEPVKEDHEEISEEVLAQEDLGMVDEVFEEENFKEETLGSLNFDVASIEEIDENTMQAAFGLNIAPQTSSCDETKIDADYKEELTKKITKHVHESLNESSLRDVLKDMNIKINISFEEK; this comes from the coding sequence ATGAAAGTTGCACTTGTAAACAAAAACCCAGCAGTTTCTCGCCTTATAACGTTAAGTTTAAATAAACTAGGCATAGAATATAGCGAATTTGACGATATTAATAGTGTTGGAGATCAATTTGATTATATTATCATCGATAGTGATATGGATAGCAGCGATGTTAATTTAAATCAAAAGATAATGTATCTAGCACCTAGAGGCGGTGAAAAGCCAGATTTTGCTGATGTTATGCTTGAAAAGCCCTTTTTGCCAACAGAATTTATTAGTTTATTTGAGCAAAACAAAGATACTGACAATGATAAAGAACTTGAGCTTGGACTAGATGAGTCTGCAAATTTTAATGACTTTGACGAAAGCAATAAAAACTTTGATGATTTAGAAAATTTTGAGCTTCCAGAAATTGACATGGGGCTTGAAAATTTAGCAAAAGAAGATGATAAGGCAGATAAATTTGATAATGAGGCTTTAGATGATGAGTTTTTAAAAGAGGAGCTAAGTGAACTAGAGACCGAGGATTTAAAGGATAAAGATATCAGTTTTGATGAAACAGACACTGAACTCATAGATGATGATATTATAAATGACATAGCTAGCAAATATATGGCTGATTCAGAAGATCTGGATAAATCCTTAGAGCAAAATAATGAGCCGCCTGTGATAAAAGAAGAGCATAGTGATAACTTTAATGAACTTAGTTCGCTTGTGGATGAGATAGATGATATGGGCGAGAGCGACTTGGCGGATGAAGAGGCGAAAAACGAGCTTGATAAAATGGTTGAGCAAAATTCTCAAAATTTAGAAACTGCCGAGCTTAATGAAGATTTTGTAGATGATATAAGCCAAAGTAAAAAAGAGCTCAGTGAGATCGAATCTTTGGATAAAGAGCTAAACGAAGAAGCTAGTGAAGATAGCGAAAATTTTGATGAGCTAGAGACTGATTTTGGTAGTGATGAAAATTTTGAGCCTGAAAGCAGCGAGCTAAATTTGATAGATGAAGCTAGTCAAAATTTAGAGGAAGATATAGATAAAGAATCTACCAAAGAAACAGAGGAGATTTCTTTAGACGAAGATATAGACCTTGAAAAAGAGCCAGTCAAAGAAGATCATGAAGAAATTTCTGAAGAAGTCCTTGCTCAAGAAGATCTAGGTATGGTAGATGAGGTATTTGAAGAAGAAAATTTTAAAGAAGAGACGTTGGGTAGCCTAAATTTTGATGTAGCGTCTATTGAAGAAATAGATGAAAATACGATGCAAGCGGCATTTGGATTAAATATTGCTCCACAAACTAGCTCATGCGATGAAACAAAAATCGATGCTGACTATAAAGAAGAGCTAACCAAAAAGATCACAAAACACGTCCATGAGTCGTTAAACGAAAGCTCGCTAAGAGATGTGCTAAAAGATATGAACATAAAGATAAATATAAGTTTTGAGGAAAAGTAG
- the fliR gene encoding flagellar biosynthetic protein FliR, whose translation MELVEFFGADKVITFMLLFARLSGLIVFFPFFSHNQIPLSVKTLLVFALCIVLFPLSHAHEHAINFLIMEILSEAMLGLCAGLLLNIVFAILQMAGEQISMIMGFSMASVLDPQTGTNSPVIANILNFIALLAFLMLDGHHLILQFYSTSLSAIPLGDFYPRSGVMSYALKLFGNLFMFGFVLAFPIIALSILSDAIFGMLMKTMPQFNLLVVGYPIKVSIGFSVLIAILAGIIKIITDMMVQILNDMPALFF comes from the coding sequence ATGGAGTTAGTCGAGTTTTTTGGAGCTGATAAAGTCATAACCTTTATGCTCCTTTTTGCACGTCTTAGTGGGCTTATCGTATTTTTTCCATTCTTTTCTCACAATCAAATCCCGCTTAGCGTAAAAACTTTGCTAGTTTTTGCTCTTTGTATTGTGCTTTTTCCATTATCTCACGCTCATGAGCATGCTATAAATTTTTTGATCATGGAAATTTTAAGTGAGGCTATGCTCGGACTTTGCGCTGGGCTTTTGCTAAATATCGTTTTTGCAATACTTCAAATGGCTGGCGAGCAGATCTCGATGATTATGGGTTTTTCGATGGCTTCAGTGCTTGATCCACAAACCGGTACAAATTCACCAGTGATCGCAAATATTTTAAATTTTATCGCGCTTCTTGCATTTTTGATGCTTGATGGGCACCATTTAATATTGCAGTTTTATTCCACTTCACTTTCTGCTATACCGCTTGGAGATTTTTATCCAAGAAGCGGTGTGATGAGCTACGCCCTAAAGCTCTTTGGCAATCTTTTTATGTTTGGATTTGTTCTGGCTTTCCCTATTATCGCGCTTTCTATACTTTCAGATGCTATTTTTGGCATGCTTATGAAAACTATGCCACAATTTAACCTATTAGTCGTTGGTTATCCTATTAAGGTAAGTATCGGCTTTTCGGTTTTGATAGCTATTTTAGCTGGCATTATAAAAATCATAACTGATATGATGGTGCAGATTTTAAACGATATGCCAGCACTATTTTTTTAA